ttagtccctgagTTAAATGTTACACTAatttatttcaacttgtctagatcccatctccttacattctttcgtttctttaatttcttcaacttcagatgggaATCCacgaccaacaggttgtggtcggagtccacgtctgctcctgtgaaagtcttgtaatccaacacctggtttctaaatctctgcctagtcataatgaagtctatttgatactttctcGTATCTCCATGTCTCGTCCATGCATAGAGCAGacatttgtagtgtttgaaccaagtgttagccaggTCTAAATTTTGATCGggacagaattcaaccagccgccttcctctttcattcctttgtcccaatccgaattctcctactgtattaccttctcttccttggcctaccactgcattcctggCTCCCATTACAGTTAGATTCTCATCacattttacatactgtattacatctctatctcttcatatattctttcgatttcgtcatcatccactgaactagtaggcatatagacctgcactattgtggtgggcattttcTTGGGGTCTACTTTGAACCCAATAatcatttcactatgctggtcatagtagcttatccgatgccctactttcttattcaatattaaacctacttctgcatttcccccgtttgattttgtgttgataatcttCTGTAGTCGCCCGACTAGAAATCGTgctcttcctgccagcgtacttcacttataccaactacatctaactttagtctattagtctatccatctcccattTCAGATTCTCCGCATGAATGCGAGTACTAATTTCGAAACGTGGACTTTTTTCCTTTGAGGAAAATTTCCAAGCTGTTCAACTGTGTAACATTTTGGCCccgaaatatatcaaaatatggaagtaattttaataatgatgcataccttcgtttcggggtatttggtggttaaacggtaagtcatatgaCAAAAACAGATAGTACAATCACCGTTCAGTCTGGATAGGtttacaactttggtcgtatgacattttgtcgtatctcgatcacTTATACGTTAATTAGAGCTGCATTTATCGATTTtgatcaaatctctccaactcgattgtgactggcattaggaaatggaCCTGTCTTCGTAAagaaaactccccatctctattgTAAATGGCAGTGGACAAGTTTTAGTAGAAACaatcgaactcgattgtgaatggcaggagGAATTGTGGCCTAGCactatcatcaaaactccccaacgcgcaccCTACATCGGTGTCCTCCCCGTTTTTATTCCCGGAAAgcgctaagaaacatgcaatttgaTATAATCTTATTAACTCCGTGTACAGTAATATACGTAGAAATCCGTGTACAATTtaggataccgtagcgaagcacggatacatttacTTGTATATaaataaaagtataaaaataaaaataacgtgAATTGATGAGGCAcatctaggcatcttagaaacttaaaagtAGGTATCAGAGAAGCTTATGACCTCAAGATGCCtacaaaaatcgaaaattctcaaaataccctgacATGGCCATGCTGGGGGACAGGCTTCAATTTTGGGGCTCATCAGAAAATCGCAGTCGGacatatttatccaaaacgatatcCTGTAGAattcatgggcttaaacgttttctgaaagtcctaattttaccccCTCCCCCGAATCAAGTTAgtggcacaatctcccagacgagctagaaaattgaaatttggcaaaattataggttttagcctgtaaccgacggaaaaattctaagatttttaaatgtttcactttttactccCGAAAAGTATcgagatatggaggcaattttaatgacggcgctgaccttcatttcgaggtatttgttggttaaacggtaagtcttatcacaaaacagatggcacaatccaACTTACCATGAcgagatctacaacattggtcctatgacattttgtcgtataacAATCCGTTAAAAGTTAGATAGAGGTGCATTTCTCGATTTTAGGTAAATTTGGTCATTTTTGCACCTttatttaatattttgacacacttataggaaagatgtaGTCATCAAATTCGGCACACACGTTGGTACGACTGGTGGAcatcaaattttatgattccaactGCTACATAAGTATTGCACCCAGTGAATTACTGAAGGGTGCGGTATGCAAGAAATAAATATGCCAAAATTGTACACAAATTTCACCGTGTTCGAAGTTTCTAACGTCCGTGTTGTTACAAATGATTAAGTACCTCATTATACACGTTTAAAATTAACGAACTACGGAACTGTGTGACGTTTTGCAAACATGTAATATGTTTCTCGTTGACAGGTGAGTGAATGGCTTATCTCAGTTTCTCCGTTTCCGTAATTTGCGTAGTTTATCAGGAAGGAAGGACACAAGTGGGGCACTTAGGCACTATAAAGAGTCCCCGATACAAGTGAGCAGCAGCAGTGTTCAGCTTTGCTTCCTTACAGCGTACTTCGGATTGCGGTTGAGTTTCATCAGCGAAGTAACGGGTCAAGAggtaaatattaaatgaatatacAATCtctatatttctttattatttctaAAGTTATGACGGCTGACTGAAAGGTGTGTTTGATTGGACTATAATTATGTGatttcgattccccgttaggaattCGAGAAATCTGAACCAAGACTAATAATTCGTGGGACTAATTTAGTCCAGATTATAAATGGGTACTATTtttctaacaatttgttttacgtcgcaccaacacagatccgtcttatggtgacgatggaatagaaaggcctaggagtgggaaggaagcggcagtggccttaattaaggttcagccccggcatttgcctggtatgaaaatgggaaaccatggaaaaccatcttcagggctgacgacaatggggctcgaacccactatctcccggatgcaaacttacagctgcgcgccccaaaccgcacggccaactcacccggtaaaaattCGATCTTACTGAAATTGGTAGTTCATTAGGAATAAGTATATCAAGGATGCATCTTTCCCCTGTCTTAGGTACCACCAACGTTGCCAACCTTCGAAAATCGAAAACCCGTACTGAAATTCATAATTAACCGTATTATATATCGTAAAACCGTGCAGTACCAATATTCACCCCAAGTACACTAAAATGCaatagaatgcgtgcaataataTCAAATAGGAATGCTTAACTGAAACGTATTACTGGAAATAAGAAAATGCAACATGCACGCTTTGCCCTTTCTTCATATGTTGgatgtccgagtcgttggctgaacggtcagcgtactgaccttcggttcagagggcccgggttcgattcccggccgggtcggagattttaaccttaattggttaattcctacggcccgggggctgggtgtatgcgttgtcttcatcatcatttcatcctcatcacgacgcccaggccgcctacgggtgtcaaatagaaagatctgcatctggcgagccgaacccgtcctgggatatcccggcactaaaagccatacgacattttttcacatgttggatcaggacgcagccATTTCCTACACTCCTCATACTCTCCCACGACTGTCTGTACTTTTGTTTCCTTTCCGAgtgttttaagaaaaaaattatttttttgtgggAGGGGAGGAGTTCGAAGGACTTGCTTCATTTTTGTAATCAGATGTTACCCGCATCTGtacttatttaacattcaaaataaacgccaaaGGAAAGAATATTTACTTAATTAATACATAGTAAGCTAAGCAACAATAAATGTCACGCAAAAAAATgtgtaagtacatcacaatatttttcataagtttgacgaaatcacgttatcCATAGGAACTACAACTAGACGTTAcactgttacatgtttgatgttacGCCACACTTTACACTGGTTAAGAAACTCTTGACAGAGTTTGATGTTTTCAAGAGTGTGACTGGGAACAAATATACGAGTACTACATCCACGGCTGATACATTTTGAAGTAGGGTAACGCCGGCCACAGAGTGAGAGAGAAAAATCCCACGTGACAGATTATTCAGgcgcttcattggttgatctgaaaccagctcaaaggtgaatcacaacattcaaaacTTGGGAGTCCAATGGAGAATAGAAGGCCACAtcatacatgtccaggaaatgaggtatgtccaaacaggagaaaaaataattttgttcacaaAATCGGAACATTTCCAATAATCAAAAatgttcatgtccgcctctgtggtgtggtggttagcgtgactagctgccacccccggaggtccgggttcgattcccggctctgccacgaaatttgaaaagtggtacgagggctggaacggggtccactcagcctcgggaggtcaactgagtagaggtgggttcgattcccatctcagccatcctggaagtggttttccgtggtttcccacttctcctccgggcaaatgccgggatggtacttaacttaaggccacggccgcttccttccctcttccttgtctatcccttccaatcttccccatcccccgcaaggcccctgttcagcatagcaggtgaggccgcctgggcgaggtactggtcattctccccagttgtatcccccgaccaagagtctgaagctccaggacactgcccttgaggcggtagaggtgggatccctcactgagtccgagggaaaaaccgaacctggagggtaaacagatgatgatgatgatgatgaaaaatgttcATTTGAAAATTTCGCACAATCGTATATAACACGTATGGTTTGACATTCGAACCGTACTCCGTACACAGAGGGTTGAAAACCGTAAATATACGGTTTAAACCATACAGTTGGCAACGCTGAGTACCATGCCGGCATTCGTCCGGTGTTTGAATGGCGTGATCAAGGAGTACTATTTTCAGCGAGGCTTATAGTAGGTTTCCAAATCTTTCCACTTTTCTATTGTGCTAACTCTGGCTTCATGTACCGGTTTCAGTCACTTAAGCAAGTCTTAGTGTAACTCTGTTGCTGTATAGAAATGGAACGCAGCCTAACCAGCAACCGTGAATGCAAATCTTCATGTCAAAGTTCATACGTACACAACGATAACTTCCTCTGCAGAAAGGAACGTTTCGATCAGTGGAgagaaacatttattttcattgtcAGGAGTATTTTAAAGTGTAGTTTTGTCATTTGTTGGAGAAGTTGCTATAAAGTGGTTAGTGTTGATTACTCTCTTTCGACAGGTTTGGAAAATAATTTTGATATTAGGACATGAAATTAAATTCCAAATATAATGGTACTACCGGCAGAGCTGGAAAAGTAATAGATATTTTAAATGGAAACTGGTTAAGTTTGAGAATCATTTCAAGATATCTACAGtataaatagcaaagcaaagtcttctccgtacaggccatgaaggccctgggaggggtggaaggtaaaggcttccactatccgtaacctcggcacttgatggggtagagtggttagctctatgcccggcggcctttgccctcaggaattaacctggtactcatttttggtgtaggctgagtgaacctcagggccatatacacctccgggagtggaaatctcatttcttaaattttacgacttcctgacggggattcgaacccacgtccttccgggcgaaccaagtacgcctttaccgcctcggccaggtagcccctacagTATAAGTAAAGAACTAAATAACGAATAACAAAAGTTTCTAGGTATTCTAAAGGGCCTGTAGTTAAGTTTGAGAGTCACTTAACTAAAACTATCTGGCATTAGATAAATAACAAAATACTGGGTATTCTGAAGGGCCTGTGGTTAAATTTGAGGGTCACGAATAGAAATCTCCAGTATATAAAAAACTGAATAATGAATAACATAGATATTCGGTAGCCTATCCTAATGGGCATGTGACTAAAACTGAGAAACACATAAAGAAATCTCAAGCACCGGAAAACCGCTAAATATTGAATAATGATagcaatgtatttttattttattagaatTTTGAAAAACAGAGATTTAAGAGCTACTGTATTTAGTGGCATGCCGCATAAGTAAGGATGATAAGATCACTTTATACTGTATCGGGCACTACATAACGAGAAGGTGATGGTAACAGTGTGGAAGCTGAGTAATGGACTCAATAAATATGTGCTCAACTAACCTGGAAGGTTACGAATTCGATTCCAGTCTGGAAGTTGGAACGTTTAGAAACGAGGCTTCCACTTTTGGAAAGGCACACAGCACACAGGGCTTGGGTTAACTCAGAACTACACCAACATAAGTACCAAGGTAATTCCTTGATAGCAAAGGCAGCCAGACATATAGCTAACAGCTCTACCCCAACAAATGccgaagttacgaatagtggaaacctttattCAAGAACCTCCGttacctgtacggagatgactttgataataattattattattcataataataaagcACTattacctcggagaattcatcgaaacGACAGGTCTTGAAATGATCTCACAAAAAACTCgtccccaaaaaattaaaaaaacgtcTACAACAAAATATCCATGTCAAaacatacaaaaattcggcattataacacagtcataaaaccaacagtcctttacgcaagtgaaacattggcactcaacagaaaacaagaaggataataaataaaaagaagacagaagagaggaagatcattaggaaaatcttaggatcaagatacacccaagaaggttacaggttacaatcaatcaaaacaacagaaaagttctcaaacatcgaaactaACATTAGGAAAGGACGAATGAATTTCTTCGGTCATATCACtaaattaccagaaaatcgattgtaACCTCACTTAACAAATCAACACCCTTGCTTAATAAACTTAGATAGAagctcaaaaacgcaaacataagttcaacagacattctagaaagggaAATTTTTAGACACAAAATAAACAACTCgaaagctacatcagagcaaccacaacaaaaacagtacagaccaaagtggtaggcagaacgtaaacaagccttctcggaaagaatgaaagtctattgaaacaacaagaagaacccacagaagcattggttgagttgtttgcttaacgtcttccaatattgggacaattcgctgctactactactactactactaataataataataataataataataataataacaataatagtaataataacagtgATATGAATAATAATCCTACCATAAGAGAATATTATGAGATATACAAAGTCTTACATAATattctgaaatatatattttttattttcagtcttCTGCAACAATGAGTAGACTGTACAGCGAGATGTTGATCGTTCTGGTTGTCTGTTCTTTCGTAACAGCTCGGAGTATACTGGTGAGTAAAACCTTATGACAGGAAATtctattaatattttaattaaaacaTCTTCTACTATACATATAAGTTCTTGAATCCATATTAGTAGACTTTCGTTAGAACTTCGGCGACCGTCTATTTCACTACCCACAACTACATCTTGATATTTCTTAAACGATATCTAACGTCGTACTGAAATGAGAACAAgcatattattattcttttgaaaGAACAAATTTAATTTTGCGTTGATATCAAATATAAACTTACTTTCTTACTTCTAAAATGCAATTATTAGACAAAAGTAATTACTGATGGCACGTTTGACTATAAAAACCACTCTCGACCCCTTTTTACAACCATATTCCATACTTGCAGTagattaatattaataatttatattCACAGAATTGATCGTCGTGATTCTAGCTCAATTTTTATAAAAATACACGAGACAAAATAACTCACCTTGATCTTCAGATAATCATTCATTCAATAGTATGTACTTCAATTCACAAGGTTCATAGCTGTGGAATCGAAGCCACTCAGTTGTATTATAAAAGATTTCACTTGCTGACACcagaatgtaaattttatttagagtaatAGAAAATACAGCGAGTATTTCGTGTTTTATGGTATATACAATCAAAATTATTTCAACTTTGAGATTCTGAAATGTTAAGAGTTTCGGTTTTTGTATTTGCTGGATGTACGAGTAACTTGGTAATCACAACATGCCATATCATCAAACTATTGAAAATGTACCCAGGGATTTTCAAGAAACTGGAATAGTAACAGCCCCTTAAGGATTTGCGTATTTTGTTGGTTGTATGAGAATAAATGGTGATGTTTTATTTAATGagatttttaaatataatattgtGTAAGCAATTGCAATGATTTTCGCTTGTACAGTAGATAGTCGTGGATAACATTTTGTCATGACCCTTACTTATCAAATGAAGATGTAATGACTCACTCGGTTATTTGAGGGTGTTTACTTTATTAACAAACGATTGGGACAAAATATGAAATACTCTGTAAAACACTGTATAGTAATTCTCTGCAAGATTACTAAAGACACACTTGAAACTACATCAGTACCACATACACTTCCCTGTTGTCGACTTTTACTTTATCACCTAACCTTCATACTCAATGACCTTCCATTTGCATTCAAAATGAATATATTGTATTTATATATCCCTTCTTACAGGGAAATGAAAATACTGCCACAGAGAATAGAAACAAGAGAGAAAACTTGCTGGCGAACTCTTTAATCAGATCAAGGATGAGAAGGCAAGTGGACTTCGTGTCAGCAATCCAGAGACCAGCATCTCAGTTTATGAATATGACAGGTGGTGGAAATATGATTCCATCCCAAGCTGGGTCATGTTTCAACGCTTCTGGTCTTCCGATCAACCAGATCCCAGGAATGCAAGGTATTGGAGGTACTGGAGGCAGCAACAATGGCGGGAATGCTGCTAGCAGTACTGAAGCCCCAGCAGCAGGATCTAGGAGGAGGAGAGCGGCACTTCCATCAGCTATTGACACGGATGGTGGTGAGAGACGAAGAAGAGACTTAATTGACGAGCTTCCAGTGGGTGCTAACCCTGCCGGTATTGCCTCATCAATGCAGAGCATTGAACATCCCCCTGACTCGGAAGATTCAGTGGTGATGGGCGCTAACCCCATATCTGGGTTTGCAGAGGGTATTCCAAGTGGATCTCAGCCTGGTGGTATTGCATCTGCCATGCAGCCACCCCCAAATAACTACTTAGGTGATTTTTAAGTGTTCAAAGAATAAATATGAATTATGTGGGTATCCTAGTCATCTAAAGACAACACGTTTAATTCTTTTTGCTTACTTCAATAATGAAAGTATTCATACATTTATATTGCGCTACAACTTCATCAGATTTAATATCTTcaaactatatttatttatttattttgacaccaatacgtgtttgccaaaggacacagaatagATCACAAGTTATTTGAAAAATGTGATTGAATTTTTGGTTTCGAAAAGGACTATAAATGTACTGATGATGATGTACAACTTGTTAcgcattattgccactgagaatGTTATAATCGTCGTAACAATTTTATCTTTAATATTTCTGCCCAGTTTGTACGATTGCCGCCATTCGACAACATTTCTGGGGATGGTCCCTCTAGCACCCAGAAGCAGTCCTCTTACCCGTATGTTCCTGACGctgtaggctctctggaagtaGGGTATTGTTGGCGCATATAAATCCTGTTTTCATTTATTTACGTCGTCTGGCTGGGAAACAGTCTTCAAACATTATCCTAGGGACAATGATCTCAGCTTTGTTTTGTCTCAGATTGATGGCAATTACATCAATACGGCAGTTACTTCAACCTTCTGCTACCCAGTGGACTTCTTCATGAACCTCAAGGCATTTTTATTTCTTTGAGACTGCTCGCTAATAAAGATCTCACGGTGTTATGACGTTTAATGCCAAGTAATTCTCCCTGAGGGCAGCTCCCGAGCACATGGGGTAgagtttcatactcactgcagtccCTGCGGTGGCCTGTGCTCGTATAACGTCGCACTGAGGTGACCATTTTCGGCTCGTCTCTCCATTCCGAGGGTGATAGCCCATTGTATTTCATCACCCATGAGTTGGCAGATACTTAATAGAGATAGAAAGACATGTCCGGTTATCATTTTTAAACTTCAATGATGGGCACTATTCTGATGTTTCAGAAATTGTCCATTTTCTACCAAAAGATATTTTTGTTCCATTCTTCTGGAAGCAGCAAGGCCTGTTATATATACCCGTAAGTCTATATTCATATATATTAGAAAGGTATCCACATAATTCGATAGCTACATAGTACGCCTTAACACTGGAAATGTATCTAACTAATTATTTTAAATCGATATTCCTCAAAATATTCCGTGATAATAAGGATCATACTGGAAACGAAGAAGACTTTCACCAAGTATTTGGTTTTTTaaagatttataatttatttttaatgattGTGTTAATCCATTATTCAGTTAGGATTTTTCCTTACTTCCCAAATTAAGAAAGTCTTGCCTTAATAACATAATAATTGATATCAAGGTATGAATTTCACGTAGATACatctatttaaaataatttattatggaacttatttatgtatttaattatttatttattcactggaATGAAACACATTATTTATTATATTCTTTTCACATATTATTTATGAATGACGTACGCCATTTATTTGCTATTCCTCTGTAAATACTGTGATCTTTGAACTTAAATAAAGATATATCGAACATAAGTAAATTACGTTCTTCTTACCTCTTTTAATTCCTGCTAAGTAATCTTAATGAGGAAAGCATTGGCCATTTATGCATTAGTATTGTATTACATGTCATGACAAGAAACCACGATGGATTAGACATATGATGTCCGATTCATGATAGCAAGTTCTAGGGTTTAATTTCTGTTGAGGTAAGTTAATCATTTTTCAACAATAGGCAGAAGTCTTGAACACTCCTTATCAAACACCAACCATcgtctgaaaggtataaaatggcagaaaGGAATTCAGTTGAGTTGAAATATAGTTAGCACTtaggcctatgctgaagacttggtcttaaaggcagataGTTCTGAAAGGAAGTTATATaacagaggttctcaaactattgtGTGGTTGcacccctcactcatggctaaagTTCAATATACCCCCACAAAGAATCGCCAAATGATAGATTTAAAAATATGATTACCTagctaattattaaggcatttaattgattataaaccattttaaatacacatcataaataaaATAAGATAGTGAAACAAAATGCATTTTTATACCAAATTTTAGAGATTGTGCCTGTATCAAGTAACACA
This window of the Anabrus simplex isolate iqAnaSimp1 chromosome 8, ASM4041472v1, whole genome shotgun sequence genome carries:
- the LOC137501916 gene encoding uncharacterized protein, producing the protein MSRLYSEMLIVLVVCSFVTARSILGNENTATENRNKRENLLANSLIRSRMRRQVDFVSAIQRPASQFMNMTGGGNMIPSQAGSCFNASGLPINQIPGMQGIGGTGGSNNGGNAASSTEAPAAGSRRRRAALPSAIDTDGGERRRRDLIDELPVGANPAGIASSMQSIEHPPDSEDSVVMGANPISGFAEGIPSGSQPGGIASAMQPPPNNYLGDF